The sequence below is a genomic window from Montipora capricornis isolate CH-2021 chromosome 14, ASM3666992v2, whole genome shotgun sequence.
AAAAAGGAAAtcaatgcattaattttgttttctcggaaattgtaatggttatgattaatttgTAACAGGACTAAAGGACTTCGAGTCGTCCAATTCGATGGGTAATcactcgtgattaaacaaataaGACACCTGCAAGGCGGgagtccgattttgttaatcactcgtctgattacagaccaaattggactccactcagtcctatcaCCATAATAAATTGGCCAGAGGAGATTTAGAAATCAGTTGATTGAATGGGTAAAGAGATAAAGGGCTCGTTTCATGACAGGATCCCATAAACCAGGATCCTACAACTCCAATTCTGACTATagggtcgtgttctattgggatcaacagTTTTAACCGCAATCGGTTTCGGTTGAAGCGGTTGaagtttcccaatagaacacttttccaaccgttttcggttgaaacgcggtaactcctgggaatagcTATTACCAGACGTCTCAGCGTTGATAAGTTGAGGCCCGAAAGTAACACGGCAGGAGCCCCcggccgactttaaatggcccgcgtaaacgacagcaGTTGCTGCCAATGACTTACTGACTAGTAAGATTTGGCTTTCACGAGTTgtcattctcaatcccatggggaATAATTTATCATAAAAGACTAGCGAATCAATCTAATAATAAGTCGGTGCATGTGTAAAAACGCCgctccacaaatacaatgaagttgtacgttCCTAGTCGTGGGCTCTTGGTGATGAATAATGGTTGCAGAAGACtgatttgtttcgttttctttgtttcttttcttttctttagtttttttttttcctttttttggaaTCGAGGAAGTAATTATAAGggaaattttaataaaaagtaAGCACTTGTAAGGTGAAAAAGCTATCCCGATAAATTTAATTCTTGGGTAAATTTGAATACATTAACGCTTTTGACAGTTGGAGCGCAAACATGAAAAAGGGAAACGCGTTCTATCAAATCATTACGTACATACGGGTTAATGTCACTATTCCATAATTTAAACTAAGAGTAGAGTGTAACGCGACTAGATAGTGTAACGACAACAAATAACAATATGGCGTAATTGAGGGGGACACAGCCCTGTGGCAGGTTTTTACGCGACTTAATAATAGGTGCAAAAACTAAAAGCCTCACTTATTTCCCCACAAACGTGGGAATAGAACAAGAGTATTGGCAGAGCCTTTGTTATCTCCCCAGCACAGCAGaggctggatcggacaagataAAGGCAAGGTTATCAGATGGCAAGACACAAGCAATGCcaaagcttgggggaagtcgctacGCAGACTTAACCGACCACAAGGAGTGACCCCAGTTTATTggcaaataacaaacaaaagcccgtctcccggggagggggggtgggaaattttaaagcaaaattgtTACAAACTGTGTACTCTCGTGCAAGCTGCCAGGATTATGCCCTGTTACAGTGTATTGAGATTTATATAGCAAGACGGTGTCTCAAAGTTCGACCAATAGGTACAGCTGTACTACGAGCTAAAGAGACGCCACGTGGCGGGCTTGTCAGCCATGAATGGGGCTAACAAATATAAGGACCAATCTAGGAAAAGCTAAGATATATCACTAGATTACTCAGCAAGATAGAAGCTAAAATACAGACATGAATAGCGATTGTACTAACTGCTAGAATAAGGGAACATTCATTTATGAATTCAGCATTCAATATTGTTCTATTATTTATCTTACTGGATTGCGTGACGAACGAAAGCAGTCTTGCCCTCTAGGGGTGTCATGTTCCATTAACTGCCTTTTACCAGCCGGTAAAAGCGTTATTAATGTCACTATTCCATAATTTAAACTAAGAGTAGAGTGTAACGCGACTAGATAGTGTAACGACAACAAATAACAATATGGCGTAATTGAGGGGGACACAGCCCTGTGGCAGGTTTTTACGCGACTTAATAATAGGTGCAAAAACTAAAAGCCTCACTTATTCCCCCACAGACGTGGGAATAGAACAAGAGTATTGGCAGAGCCTTTGTTATCTCCCCAGCACAGCAGaggctggatcggacaagataAAGGCAAGGATATAAGATGGCAAGACACAAGCAATGCcaaagcttgggggaagtcgctacGCAGATTTAACCGCCACAGATGCATGCAAGGCATGCATCCCCCCAAAGCAAGGCCAAACTAAAGAAAATCGCCCGATACACGGGCCATTTTTGGAGCAGCAGAAAGTAACACCGATTCCGGAGTGCGAATATAAAGCTGGTAACAATCTGACGACCAGCGACCTAACACCTTAATTAACCAGTCTGGTAGGCCCGCAGCGGCGGCGGCAGACGCCGCCCCTATGCGAAAGCTGTGACCCTTAAGGCTCTCATGCGGGAGGCCCGCGCTTCTAGCAGAGTCCCGAAGTAAATGAGTGACGGACGACCGTGTGAGGTAACGACCCGACTGGAAATAGAACAATGGCCCCGAACGTGGGTTGGCGAGGAGAAAGTATTGCTGCATTGCGGAGACAGGGCACAACAAAGAAAGGCAACGGGCAATGACGAGGGATTGCCCTGCCCTAAAACTATCCGTTTTAGAAGACTTGAGTGTAACAAGCAAGCGCTGTGGGCAGACCAGACTGGGACAAAATGTAACGCAGTCCTTGGTAAGATTAAACTTAGAACTAAAACTGCGCACCCCCGGATAGGTAAACTCGCTACACCTAAGAAAGGCGAAAAAGCCAAGGGTAAAGGCAGCCCATATCATGGAGAAATCCCTTGGTCCTAGCCAACTACGTAAGATGGGGCGAATGGCTAAGAGTACGCCCGGGGTGACGGGTTGTCTGCGGATACGAGGAGACCCTTGATAGCGGAGAATTCCCCTTAATATCTTTTTTAGGAGGAGTCTTCCCCTTAAGGGATCTTTGTAGCCTGACATAATGTGGAGATTGCGAACGGCAGCTAAATAAGTCTTAATCGTGCCATGGCGGACTGTATGGGCCAAAAAGGAAGCAAAATAGATAAGAGTTCCCTCTGATGCTGGGAGGATGTCACCTGTGGGAGTGGCTAGGCGGTTCATGAgacaaaactgaataaaacgCTTCTCCCCAGAGGTATACGTGGGGTTGGTGTTCCACGACAAGGCCCAGTTGGCATACTTAAGGACCTCAGCTTTCAGAGGGTCATGAACGAAGGCGGGATGGTGCAGGGGGTCTGGTCGGCACCGGGAGCGAGTTCCCTGAATCGTTGAACCTGAAAACGGGACAGGGCGTCAGCTATTTCGTTATGCGCCCCGGGGACGTGACGAGCCTTAACCAGGAAATTATGCTTCATGGAAATAAGTACCAGGAAACGCACCAAGTCCATGACCCTGGGGGCTTTTGAATGACCCGAGTTAATGATAGCGACAACGCTCTGGTTATCACACCAGAACTGAAGACGTTTGCCGGAAAAATGCGGGTACCACAGTGCACAGGCGATAACAATAGGGAAGAGTTCTTGCCATTCAATACTTATCCCTTTGGTCTTGTTAATGAGTAAATTAGGGGGCCACCTACCCTGGAACCATTTACCATTGAAAAAACCACCAAACCCAATTGTACTAGCGGCATCAGTATAGAGCTGCAGGTCGGGGGAAGAGGTGACCCGGGAATCAAGGAAGAAGGATCGCCCGTTCCATTGAGCGATGAATACCTTCCACATTTGAATATCCCTGGAAAATTCCTTGTTCAAACGGATATGATGAAAACGATTCTTTACCCCTCGGGTGAGGTTTATAATGCGCTGGAGGAAAGTTCTACCCGGGACTACTACTCTGCAAGCGAATTGCAGAGTCCCGATAAGGGATTGGAGATCTAAAAGGCGGGCAGAACGGCGGTCGGTAAAAGAGTCCAATAATTGCTGAATCCTCGCAAGCTTATCTTCAGGCAATCGCGCTTCCATGCGGTTACTGTCCAGTACAACGCCCATAAACTCTAGAACTTGTGAGGGCCCCAGGGTCTTAGAGGCGACGGTGGGAACCCGAAGGGACATGAAAACCTTAAGAAGGGTAGTAAAGCTACCTAGGCAGTCAAATTTAGTTTTCTCTGCTAAAAAGAAATCGTCCAAAATGTGTATAACATGGCGGAGGCCATAGTTGTGTTTAAGAACCCATTCTAAGGCATCAGAAATTTGGTTAAAAAGGAAGGGAGCACTGCGGAGCCCAAATGGAAGGTAAAGGTCTATGTAGTACTGAGATTGCCAGTATATAGCCAAAAGGTTCCAGTCTTCGGGATGGATTGGCATCAGACGAAAGGCGGATTTCAAGTCCGTTTTGGCCATAAAACTCCCAGGACCCAGGGACCGCAGAATAGCGATCGCGTCATCGACACGAACGTACTGCAACGAATAAGGATCCTTTGGTATGTGGTCGTTTATACTATCCCCTTCAGGGTAAGTGAGATGATAAATAGTACGCCATTCGACAGAGTGCTTTTTAGGGACCACGCCTATAGGGTGACACTGCAAGTCAGGTAGGGGCGGGGAGGAAAAGGGGCCCGCAATTCTTCCCAACTGCACTTCCTTATGTATGTTCCCAGAAACGACTTCAGGATGTTGAGAGGCGGATATCAAGTTACGCGACACCCGGGGCTGGTGGGGGCCTAGGAAACCAATGCGAGTACCATACCGGAGGGCACTGATTAAATTGTTAACAAAGGAGCTATTAGGGTGATTAACTAATTCAAGCACTAATTTATCAACATCTAACGGGGTGGATACAGTTGGGTTGCAGCCTAGCTGGCGTTGCTCCACCTTATTTCTTGCTGCGATCGCTGGGGTTGGCTGGTCTGTTGCTACTTGCGGACTGTTTGGGACCGGAGCAGTTGAACTGGGCGTGGTTGCTTGAGCCGCAGCGACGGCAGTGGTGCGGGAAATAGCAGGAACGGCGTTGACAACCGGAAGGTTTATTGAAGTCAAAGCAGACAAGGGCTTGACGGCGAGGTTTTCTGCTTGGGTCTTGGTTGGGGCAATCTCCCGCTGGATGGTACGGGCTAGAGCACACAGAACAATGTGGCTTAGCTAGGCCAGAGAAGGTGACTGTCCAAAGTTCAAGATCAATTTTGTCCCAGGGTTTTGAAAGGTCGTAGGCGGCGCGGCGTCTAAACTGTTCGTCGTATGCAAGCCAGGCTAGGCCCTTAAACTTAGTGACTGCTTTGCTGATAGTTTTCTGGTATTTTAGTAACTCTAAGGCACGCGAGGGATGGACAGCGACGATCACCAGCATGTAGGCAGTAAAGGCGTCtagccatttttgaaaagtgTCAATCACGGGTTTTTTCCTCCTAACCAGAGTTAGCGGGGACCCCTGGGAACCCGGTGACGAGTCCTCGTAGCGTAACTGCAGAGCGGGGGCCTGGGAGCGATACATGAAGTCGGGCAGTAATAAACAAAAGTCGATGTACTCACCGCGGAGTATTTTGTCTTCGAGGCTTTTTTCTAAAGGACGATGCAGGCCCAAAGGAGTCGCTGTGTTCGGCATACGAGGACCAGGAGTGCGAAGGTCGTCCGGGAAACGGGCTTGGGCCTCGTGGTTGTTAAAGACCCGTAAGGCTTCGTTAACAGAGGCCGACACGGTCTCTTGGATGGCCGACATTTGGGCGGGCGAAAACACCGCATCCTTGGGGACTTGTGGCTCGAAGTCCTCGAACAGTTCTTCCACTGCTGAGTCCATATCCGACTGCTCGTCGTCGTCGGAACTGCGAGTCTCTGCGTCGGCCTGTTCTGCAGGGACACTGGGCTGCGGACGCGGTCGTACGCGTACGTTTGAAGCCAAAGATTTATCTTTGTGCACCCGTCCATTCTGAGCGCGACTTCTGGAGCGACCAGGGGTGGCTGCTGGCGCTGATTTCGTGGCCAGCCTCAGCCTTTCAACCAGGTGGGCACGGCTTCCAGTGATAGGAAGATTAAGGCTCTGCAGGCGAAGGCGAAGAACTTCACTGGAGAGGTTCTTGAAGTCGGCTGTTCGCGTGGCCTTCGAAGACTTGGAACGTGGGCGCGCCataaattttaaagcaaaattgtTACAAACTGTGTACTCTCGTGCAAGCTGCCAGGATTATGCCCTGTTACAGTGTATTGAGATTTATATAGCAAGACGGTGTCTCAAAGTTCGACCAATAGGTACAGCTGTACTACGAGCTAAAGAGACGCCACGTGGCGGGCTTGTCAGCCATGAATGGGGCTAACAAATATAAGGACCAATCTAGGAAAAGCTAAGATATATCACTAGATTACTCAGCAAGATAGAAGCCAAAATACAGACATGAATAGCGATTGTACTAACTGCTAGAATAAGGGAACATTCATTTATGAATTCAGCATTCAATATTGTTCTATTATTTATCTTACTGGATTGCGTGACGAACGAAAGCAGTCTTGCCCTCTAGGGGTGTCATGTTCCATTAACTGCCTTTTACCAGCCGGTAAAAGCGTTATTAACATGAGATGCGCACGCACCGCCGCGAATCAGTGCATGTGTTGCCGTGGATCAGTTCGGACGTGTTTTTCTGGACAACCTCAACAAGATTTATAAGGTAAGGAAGATTCGGTTTCCATATAATTTCCTTCCTTTTCTCTTCTAGTTTATCAGTCAACTAACATGGACGTGTCCTGTTATTAGACTTTAAACATATATTTCCACGAGCTTTGCTGTGGAACAGCGATTGTACCCGCGGTGGTAGTCGCTATAAGCTCACGTTTAACACTGTAATTCTAAGGTTGAGACGTGTCTCGCCAATTCAAACTAATTTTAAACAACCTTTAACCAGTTGGTGGTTGTTTGTGAGCGATTAAATATGATGAACATCCTGTTCATATGATAATTATTAGCCGCTTATTCGTTGTAATACGGCTTATTCATTCAAGACATCGTTTTCTTGTAGACATGTCTGATGCTAAAGACCCAAATGCCACGCCCGATAAAGGAAAGGGCCCTGATTTTCAAGAGAACATGAAAGAAATGCTTGCTTCTGCTTTGGCAGATGTCAGAGAAGATATTCTGAACTCAGTACATGAAGCCATTGATTTCAAATTTAATGAATGGGCGGAAGGCATGGACAACAATGAAGCTAATTACGACGACACGCCTTTTGACTCTGGTTTAGATGTAAATTCCTTGATGCAAAATGTTATTACGCCTAACAGTACGCTTAACAAAGAGCAAAGTGATTTGCAAGCCTCGCCTGAAGAAACAGCATCTAAGAGTGGTCAATCGACTGAAAAATCATGCCTTGAAAATTTGGTAGCGGAATTTAATCCTGAAAAAGCTACCGGTCCTCCCATTTCTGAAAAATTGGCTGAATTGACAAACGGTTTATTAAAAGAAGGGCTGTCCAAAGATCAAATTTCTACGATCAATCAGAAATATCTGAAACCAAAAAGTTGCCCCTTTCTAGAGGCTCCCAAAGTTAATAATCTGTTATGGAAGCAATTGAAGCAAGAACCCAAAAATCTTGACACGAGTTTGCAAAAAGGGCAAGGTTTCTTGATGTCAGCCTTGTATGCAATGATTACAGTCTGCAATGACTTGGCCCAAAATCATAATGATGGAAAAAGCCTTACTACTTTGACTCACGCTTTGGTGTTGGGCCTTTCTGCAAACAGACAGGTAAATTTAGCTCGACGAGATCTACTGAGACCTCATCTGAATAAGCCATATCAGTCCTTGTGCAACCCTTCTACACCCATAACTTCCTACTTGTTTGGAGATGATTTAAATAAACAAGTAGATGATTTAACCAAAGCCGATAAGATTGGGCATAAAGTTCAGGGTCCATCTACAAAACCACGTTACCATCCGTATGGATCAAGCTCGGGAGCACGTGGTCGGGG
It includes:
- the LOC138031873 gene encoding uncharacterized protein, whose product is MGVVLDSNRMEARLPEDKLARIQQLLDSFTDRRSARLLDLQSLIGTLQFACRVVVPGRTFLQRIINLTRGVKNRFHHIRLNKEFSRDIQMWKVFIAQWNGRSFFLDSRVTSSPDLQLYTDAASTIGFGGFFNGKWFQGRWPPNLLINKTKGISIEWQELFPIVIACALWYPHFSGKRLQFWCDNQSVVAIINSGSTIQGTRSRCRPDPLHHPAFVHDPLKAEVLKYANWALSWNTNPTYTSGEKRFIQFCLMNRLATPTGDILPASEGTLIYFASFLAHTVRHGTIKTYLAAVRNLHIMSGYKDPLRGRLLLKKILRGILRYQGSPRIRRQPVTPGVLLAIRPILRSWLGPRDFSMIWAAFTLGFFAFLRCSEFTYPGVRSFSSKFNLTKDCVTFCPSLVCPQRLLVTLKSSKTDSFRAGQSLVIARCLSLLCPVSAMQQYFLLANPRSGPLFYFQSGRYLTRSSVTHLLRDSARSAGLPHESLKGHSFRIGAASAAAAAGLPDWLIKVLGRWSSDCYQLYIRTPESVLLSAAPKMARVSGDFL